In a genomic window of Streptomyces koelreuteriae:
- a CDS encoding tetratricopeptide repeat protein, with protein sequence MENQREVPERQESRSSKGPFRSRRVRSRHVLIASVSGCAVLGGVLVLLPWDRPAPPAPPSPGAQAMAAVSGGVPAALPGLAELIDEREKRLRTHPRDARSWAVLGAAYVEQGRRLADPAYYPRADKALRTSLKVRPERNPRALGGLAALANARRDFAAARRWGEAALRLQPRRWTTYPPLIDAYTGLGEHQAAQRMLDRLTELRSGPAVLARAAAVYRDRGRREDAAASLADAAAGARAPAERAAYLERAGQLAWERGDLDDALRHFRKAVRLDPDQRAAQAGQGRALAALGRTTEALNAYRVALAKQPCPQYALELGELYESLGLAEAARVQYDLLREGVRGATAAGADEELVLGQFEADHGDPEAAVRRLRAEWERQPGTAVADALGWALHRAGEHEEALVFALRATEEKHSGGVRSAAYMYHRGMIERELERYGSARRHLTEALRINPHFSPLRVPEAREALESLGDPPDTEVPVMGPEPEGA encoded by the coding sequence ATGGAGAACCAGCGGGAGGTCCCGGAGCGACAGGAGAGCAGGAGTTCGAAAGGCCCCTTTCGCAGCCGGCGTGTGCGGAGTCGGCATGTGCTCATCGCCTCCGTCTCGGGGTGTGCCGTGCTCGGCGGGGTGCTGGTGCTGCTGCCGTGGGACCGGCCCGCCCCGCCGGCCCCTCCGTCGCCGGGGGCGCAGGCCATGGCGGCGGTCTCCGGCGGGGTGCCGGCCGCGCTGCCGGGCCTCGCGGAGCTGATCGACGAGCGGGAGAAGCGGCTGCGGACCCACCCGAGGGACGCGCGGTCCTGGGCGGTGCTCGGTGCCGCCTACGTCGAGCAGGGGCGCCGGCTGGCGGACCCGGCCTACTACCCGCGGGCCGACAAGGCGCTGCGCACCTCGCTGAAGGTGCGGCCGGAGCGGAACCCCCGTGCCCTGGGCGGTCTCGCCGCGCTGGCCAACGCCCGCCGGGACTTCGCCGCCGCCCGACGCTGGGGTGAGGCGGCGCTGAGGCTCCAGCCGCGGCGCTGGACGACGTATCCGCCGCTCATCGACGCCTACACCGGCCTCGGCGAGCACCAGGCGGCCCAGCGGATGCTGGACCGGCTGACGGAGCTGCGCTCCGGGCCCGCCGTGCTGGCGCGGGCCGCCGCCGTCTACCGGGACCGCGGCCGGCGGGAGGACGCGGCGGCCTCGCTGGCGGACGCGGCGGCGGGCGCGCGGGCCCCGGCCGAGCGGGCGGCCTATCTGGAGCGGGCCGGGCAGCTCGCCTGGGAGCGCGGGGACCTCGACGACGCGCTGCGGCACTTCCGGAAGGCGGTGCGTCTCGACCCGGACCAGCGGGCCGCGCAGGCCGGGCAGGGCCGGGCGCTGGCGGCCCTCGGCCGGACGACGGAGGCGCTGAACGCCTACCGGGTGGCGCTCGCCAAGCAGCCGTGTCCGCAGTACGCCCTGGAGCTGGGCGAGTTGTACGAGTCGCTGGGGCTGGCGGAGGCGGCCCGGGTGCAGTACGACCTGCTGCGGGAGGGCGTGCGCGGGGCGACCGCCGCCGGGGCCGACGAGGAGCTGGTGCTCGGGCAGTTCGAGGCGGACCACGGCGATCCGGAGGCCGCGGTACGACGGCTGCGAGCGGAGTGGGAACGGCAGCCGGGGACGGCCGTCGCCGACGCCCTGGGCTGGGCGCTGCACCGGGCCGGGGAGCACGAGGAGGCGCTGGTGTTCGCTCTGCGGGCGACGGAGGAGAAGCACTCGGGCGGGGTGCGCAGCGCGGCGTACATGTACCACCGCGGCATGATCGAGCGTGAGCTGGAGCGGTACGGGTCCGCCCGACGCCACCTCACGGAGGCCCTGCGGATCAACCCGCACTTCTCACCGCTGCGGGTGCCCGAGGCGCGCGAGGCGCTGGAGTCCCTGGGGGATCCGCCGGACACGGAGGTGCCGGTGATGGGCCCGGAGCCGGAAGGGGCATGA
- a CDS encoding FAD-binding oxidoreductase, which yields MIMSRIEARSPEDTETTGDLVGLLLDGLPAEAVLTDSDVTAAYANDMASFCPAGTPAVVVLPRTVEQVQHVMRTATALRVPVVPQGARTGLSGAANASDGCVVLSLTKMDRILEINPVDRIAVVEPGVINAALSRAVGEHGLYYPPDPSSWEMCTIGGNIGTASGGLCCVKYGVTAEYVLGLDVVLADGRLMSTGRRTAKGVAGYDLTRLFVGSEGSLGIVVRAVLGLRPKPPEQLVLAAEFSSAAAACDAVCRIMEGGHVPSLLELMDRTTVKAVNDLAQMGLPESTEALLLAAFDTTAPAADLAAVGALCEAAGATEVVPADDAAESELLLQARRLSLTALEAVKGVTMIDDVCVPRSRLAEMLEGVDRIAEKYRLTIGVVAHAGDGNTHPTVCFDAADPDESRRARESFDEIMALGLELGGTITGEHGVGVLKKEWLAREIGPVGLEMQRAVKQAFDPLGILNPGKLF from the coding sequence GTGATCATGAGCCGTATCGAAGCGCGCAGCCCCGAGGACACCGAGACGACCGGCGACCTGGTCGGCCTCCTGCTCGACGGCCTCCCCGCCGAGGCGGTCCTCACCGACTCCGACGTCACGGCCGCCTACGCCAACGACATGGCGAGCTTCTGCCCGGCCGGCACCCCGGCCGTGGTCGTGCTGCCCCGCACGGTCGAGCAGGTCCAGCACGTGATGCGCACCGCCACCGCCCTGCGCGTCCCGGTCGTCCCGCAGGGCGCCCGCACCGGACTGTCGGGAGCCGCCAACGCCTCCGACGGCTGCGTCGTGCTCTCCCTGACGAAGATGGACCGGATCCTGGAGATCAACCCGGTCGACCGCATCGCCGTCGTGGAGCCGGGCGTGATCAACGCCGCCCTGTCCCGGGCCGTCGGCGAACACGGCCTGTACTACCCGCCGGACCCCTCCAGCTGGGAGATGTGCACCATCGGCGGCAACATCGGCACCGCCTCGGGCGGCCTGTGCTGCGTCAAGTACGGCGTGACCGCCGAGTACGTCCTCGGACTGGACGTCGTGCTCGCCGACGGGCGGCTCATGTCCACCGGCCGCCGCACCGCCAAGGGCGTCGCCGGCTACGACCTCACCCGGCTGTTCGTCGGCTCCGAGGGCTCCCTCGGCATCGTCGTCCGGGCCGTCCTCGGGCTGCGCCCCAAGCCGCCCGAGCAGCTGGTGCTGGCCGCCGAGTTCTCCTCCGCTGCCGCCGCCTGCGACGCCGTGTGCCGGATCATGGAGGGCGGCCACGTCCCGTCACTCCTCGAACTCATGGACCGTACGACGGTCAAGGCCGTCAACGACCTGGCGCAGATGGGCCTCCCCGAGAGCACCGAGGCGCTGCTCCTCGCCGCCTTCGACACCACCGCCCCGGCCGCCGACCTCGCCGCCGTCGGCGCGCTCTGCGAGGCCGCCGGCGCCACCGAGGTCGTACCGGCCGACGACGCGGCCGAGTCCGAACTGCTGCTCCAGGCGCGGCGGCTGTCGCTCACCGCGCTGGAGGCCGTCAAGGGCGTGACGATGATCGACGACGTGTGCGTGCCCCGCTCCCGGCTCGCCGAGATGCTCGAAGGGGTCGACCGGATCGCCGAGAAGTACCGGCTCACCATCGGGGTCGTCGCCCATGCGGGGGACGGCAACACCCACCCGACCGTGTGTTTCGACGCGGCCGACCCGGACGAGTCCCGGCGCGCCCGCGAGTCCTTCGACGAGATCATGGCCCTCGGCCTGGAGCTCGGCGGCACCATCACCGGCGAGCACGGCGTCGGCGTCCTGAAGAAGGAGTGGCTGGCGCGCGAGATCGGCCCCGTCGGGCTGGAGATGCAGCGGGCCGTCAAGCAGGCCTTCGACCCGCTGGGCATCCTCAACCCGGGCAAGCTGTTC